A region of the Apium graveolens cultivar Ventura chromosome 6, ASM990537v1, whole genome shotgun sequence genome:
ACGGCAGATAGCCCAAATATGTTTTCTAGCATCTTTTTCGAATAATGTGATAACATGTTATTATGTAATATTTTTCGCGTTTTTAAATTAATGTATATCACTAAAATTGTTAAAATATTTCATTTCATTTATTTTCGAAgattataatattttaacaaGAATGATTTAATTCGGACAATCTGTTATGAACCCAAATATCAATCATATCGATGCGAAGCCAGTTGTATTATTGAGCGTTAGTCAAAATACGTTAAAAAATTAATGTTCACCAATTTAAACAACAAAGCCGTCTTAGCTCAGCTGGTAGAGCGCGTGACTTTTAATCCCGTGGTCGTGGGTTCAAGTCCCACAGACGGCGATGTGTTTTTAAACTATGTGACATCGTAAACTGATAAACATACAAGCAGTGTTCCAGAATTTTTGACCTGCCTAATCCATCCGAGTCGGGGCGTTTTACCGCCGCCTAGACCCATTTTTACAACTCTGCATACAGGTAATACATAGTTTTATTTTTTGACCGTGTGTTTTACCTACTAAACGGATATTAGAATGAAGTTTTGCTGCAAGTCCTTgtcaaaaattcaaaatcaataaactacAGCTATGGTCGGTTGTACAAAATCATGTAAATTAGTCCATGGATGGACCCTTCATGCTTAAACTTTTTGTCCGTTGTGATTATCCAAGAGCCCAGATTAGTTTACATTCCACGTGTCCGTCTCAAATACTGAGGCACCTCCTTGGGGATAATGATAAGTGACCACCACTAAGCGGCAATTGATTTATCAAACAGCTTTGATTGGTAACAAAAAATAAACATTTGTAGTTAACTGCTCACTTACTATATAACAACTGCTACTAAACTACATTCGATATCACTAGGCACTGCAAGAAATATTTTGGTAGACTTTGTCGTTTTACTCTTTTGCTAAATAATTTGTCCATTTTCTTTAGAACTACATGAAAAATGCCTAGAATCGCGATAGGGAACACTGCAGAGGCTGCCCAGCCTGATGCCCTGAAAGCTGCTCTTGCCGAGTTCATATCAATGCTCATTTTTGTTTTTGCTGGCCAAGGTTCTGGCATGGGCACTCTTAATCTTGGTTCATTAATCTTGAATTCACTGATAAAATTCGATACATTGAACAGTTTTTCAGACAACGTGGAAGCAGTAGGTTGCTTGTTGCTAAAACTCCAAAATCCTAGGCAATCAAGTTTTGAACCCAAATTTTTATTCCACGCCAAAATCTTAGATAAACATATATGCGCCACATTACGACATGATATCGGTCTAAAGTCATCAATTTAGAGGGACAATATTCCTTAGGAAATCGAGCTACAGCAGCTGAGTTGACGACCTGAGGTTATTTGAGTGATGAGACAAAAGAGGGCTCTGCCTCGGAGAAATAAGAGGGAGAATATAGGCATGATGCATGCATAAGGTTTCATCAACTTTCCAGATGAAATTCAAGATGTAAGAAAAATATGCGAAAAACGTGTATTAATTATTTGTGTTTAGGTGCCACCTTGCTCGGCAACTTTTGGACTAGAGATGAAGTATGATTGTAGTGTCACATATCAGTTATATATGCTAATAAGAACTAGTATTTTGCAGTTGTGAATGTGATGCTTAAGTTAATTATACATACAACTCAAAAAATCAAACAAGTCCCTTTAAGTTCTAACACTTGAAGCTTTCTACCAAACATAGCGAAGGAAGTTTTATCAAACACTGCAGAGCTTAAACCCTGTTGCCTGTTTTCGATCCAACTCTCTCAAAATTTTATTATTGAACCAAAGCAGCAACGTTTCTGTGTATCAGTTCACCAGTTCTTGCATTAAGAACAGTCTCGGTGTATATTATAAACATTTCTAACTTCTAGGACTATGTAGGCCTACGGGTGGCCCAGCTATAGGCGAGCAAGCCTGTCGCCCTAGGAAGCATGAGTGCGGGTGCGTGTGCGGGGGTGCGTGGTACGGGGATACGAGAATTCGGAAAATCTAAAAATATGGGGATTCGGGTGGGGGGATTTGCCAAATATTAATacattaaaaatatatattttatatatttttcagGAGTTTCAATCAAATTAAACTAAATAATGAACTACTTAAGTTCATTATGAGTACATTATcgttaaaaatatatattattattatttgataaTCCAATTGATGCATTTTAGCATAGGTAATTGATTAAATGTTCAAGTATATTTATTATCTTCTCTCACTCGTAGATGAGAGAAGAATCCCCAAGAATCCCCGTGCACCCTAGAATCCCCAAGAATCCGGTGCGCGGTGCGGCAAGTGAGTGAAAAATCCCTGCTTTCCAGCTCGCGCCTAAGGGCCCTTATACTTAAGGACCCCAAAAATTTCAAATTCAAGTATTTTAATGATTTATGTAGATTAGGGGCCCATAAATTGATTTTGACTAGGGCCTCCGGAATGTCAGGGTCGTCCCTGAGTAGGCTGACCATGATTATTTGTACAAAAGAGTTTTTTTTAACCAAGTATGAATATTGATCGCTTTGATGTATTCGATGTTAAGGCAGCTATTATTCCTGCTATGTTACGTCTCATGCATATATTATTGAAGCTATGATTTTATCCTCAAATTCAAGTCACTGAAAATTTAGTGCAGAGGCCTTGCATGTTACAATTGACTACAAGGAGCTCGCCAGGTCGGGAGGAAGCTGTTATCTGCTTGGCACTACATCAAAAGCATCCAAGTAGGACATTGAGAAAAAAAAGATTCAGTTTACTTCTCTTTCTTTCTAAATGAAATCCTCTACACACCAACATCAGTGTCATATTTATACATTCTAGTACAGGTTGTTGATTTCTCCTCACTATAACTTCTGTCACTCAAGCTGAAAGTACTTTTAAGGCCAGATCTCCGGTCATTGAAATGTAATCTTCAAGTATCACTAACACCAAAAATTTGAAGCATTTTAACAATTGTGATCTCCAAAATACACCTCTTCTCCAGACGCCCACGGTGATGAGTGCGTTTTGTCCACTTACTGACTAGTGCATCACATAATACACATTTAATTGGATCACAatctttgattttttttattaatcaaGAATCTCTCTTATCGATCTTCAGAAGGAAACTGCAAGTGCATCCTTAGCTTTTTTGAAAATTCCGGTCCCATATCAGCTTCTTATATATATTGCTCTGCAGTCTCACTGCAACTTGTAGTAAGCATTAGCATattcttttaattttaatttgtccaaaataattttttaaaattatctGATGATTTGTAAGTTGCCTCTTTCTCAACACCTATAACTGATCACCTGGCTTTCGTAGTCAAATTATACTTGATAGTTGCATAGTGTCCATCTAGTTTCCTTTATCTTTCCAAGTGATAAATATTCTTGATTGATTAGAATAATGCAAAGCAagcattaaataaaaatatattttataatggCTATCCACTTCAGTACATATATAATTTTAGGTAGATAAAAAGTACAGAGGGCCACATTCCATAAAGTTCTTGAGCATAGAGTAGCAAAGCTGTTTACAGTACTTTCACTTGGCTTGTTGTATGAATCAACTCCAAACATTGGTTTAGAGGTTAAACTCTACCACTACTTATATAATTAATCAACCACTCATACTAATTAACTTTGGAATATACCAACCCTTTTCTTTCTAAAGAATAAAGATGGCTCACTGATTCCATGCTTATCGCGGAAAAATAGGCCATTTGATCTCTCAATCCCACAAGAGCAACTCAACAATGCTAGAGGTTTTCAAAAGTTTACCAAGTATTGGGACAGAGCATTTTTCATCACAGAATTTCAAGTAAAAACTGAAAACAAGCCATTTATGGATATATAAAATTCATGGACTGAGAGTACTGATCCAAGATAAGATACTGTCTGTAGTAATTGTGTATGATCATCACATTTGCCTCAAGCTCGACGTTTTAATTACTGATGAATCAACTACAATAAAAACATTTAAAACCACCTAAATATTTAAAACGATATTTTTAGAATGCTTTGTGCAAATTATATATCAGATTAATCATTTATTTGAAGGACGCCCTTGAGCACCTTCTGCTTTATAAGGAATTAGCTTGTAATTTGTAGGGTTAAGTAATAAGGCACAAAGCTTGATACAACTTCAAAGACATGTTGTAATACATTGATTTATACATGTGTGAATATATTATCTGCTTTTCACGAGCTTCACTTGTATCTTCCTACTGATGTGATAACAAAGGTAACATGGAGAATACTACTATGCATGAACTAGATGATTACCGTAATTATGACATAGAGCAGAATAGCAAAACCCCCAGGCTATGTACAATCGACGGGAATGGTGCTAAAACATGTCCCCTTTTATTACAGCTATGATGAACTGctaaattaataaataaactAGTTACCCTGTGAAATGTGTGCTACCTTGTACAAACAAGGAATGAAATGGATCACTCCTAGGGAAAATCATATTACTATCTTCTTGATCCATCATCCATAGCGAGTCTGGACAATAATCCCAGATCGGAGAAGCTAATATTTCTTCACTAAATCCTCCGAATAGAGGCTTTATGTTCTCTTCTGGAGAGCAATCAATATCATTCCATATCTCATCCATTGAGTACCCTTCAGCTGCACCATCACAGTCATGAGTTTCAGTACTCTTGTTTTTGTTTACAGCATATATATCAAGTCCTACGTTGTCATAAAAGTTTCTCTCCCCGGTCTCCATGATTGGCTTTGAATCAGCTGCTAGACTTGGACTTGCTGATGATATCGACGAAGAACAGTTAGAGTATGATGGAGATGGAGGCATGGGCCTTTTCTTCTCTTGAGCTTCTTTCCTCATGTAAGTTCTCCAATAATTCTTTATCTCATTGTCTGTTCTTCCAGGTAATTTACGAGCAATTTTTGACCATCTGTGGAAAAAATTAATGATGCTTAAATAAAATACGAAACAAGAAAATTTAACATCAATCAATGTTATAAAAGAAATATAGTTATAAAGAAGAGAAATGGTTTGGTCCATGATATGCATAACTTGCGGACCTATTTCCCCATTTGGAGTGAAGCTCAACCACCAGGCGTTCTTCGTGGGGTGTCATCTTTCCTCGTTTAAGACCAGGATGAAGATAATTAACCCACCTTAACCTGCAACTCTTACCTGTTCTTTTCAAACCTACAACAAAACTATGTGGTTAATGTTGCACTTTGAAAAATTGTCCCATGCCCATATAAGCATACCTATTACTTGTCTCCCGCCACCTTCAAACCTGAAACTTTTGCTATGAAATCCCAACGGCGATCACCAAACAAGTTTACATAGAAAACCAGTTGAACATCTTCATGTTCTGTCCATGGACCTTTTCTGATTTCCTCTTGCaccattttttttctttcttcacTACTTTTCTCTCTGGCCCTCCACTTGCTGTGTAATTATTCGACTTACCACTACATGAAAGCATATGGATCTGTCATGCTAATATTTATACTGGCCCTCCACCTCCTGTCCAAATAATGGTTTCAATCCTAGCCGTGCATGTTGTTTTAGTATTGGCGTATTTCCTATTGTGTTAAGGAATTTTCGTGCATATGATGTAAGCCATTATACAAAAAATATTACAGATAAGTGATTGATATGATGGTCCATCTCTCTGATTATTcaatttttgtaaatttttaagCCATTAACCTCAAATCAAATGTGCAATTAACGTTCACGTAGTTCTCTAAGTAATTCATAAACTATTTCATTACTTGTGATTGTTCTATTATTATATACTTCATCAGAGCTAGAAATGATATATTCAATCTTGGACAGTTCATAATAAGAAGAGAAATTTTGTGATACAAGGTTATATGACTTCTGTAGGACGACTGCACTAAGACAGGCTTAAGCGTTTTTTGTCACACACTAATAAAATAAGTAAGGATTAAATGAGACAAACAAACTAATAACAGGATGATTAGCACTGTGATTGCCGATTGGCTATATTAGTAATAAGTCAGTGGTATTTGCAAgaattttttaacttttttttcCAATATAAGTAAAATTGTAAATTATGTACAAGTTTTGTTGTTTGAACCAAGGAAAGGCCATAATAAAATGATATGCAAAAGAGCTAAATGAAGTAGGAACAGaaaagggcaagttgctgaaagATGGGAAGGCCTGAAATAGCCACTTTGGTAgtattttgtatttatatatttcaATAATTAAGCTTTAAGATGTGGAGGTAGTATTGCACCGGAGTTCATTTTAACACTATATAGGTAACTTGATTTTCGGAGTTATTCCATTCCTGATCCTAACTAAGATAGGATTTACTTGCTCTAATATTACACTAATAACATGTTAATATTTGAAGTTATACAATATCCAAATGTTAGCACACTTCATAAAGAGTATTAAGAATAAGTTGTCCTCATTAGCCCTCAGACTGAACTGCTTTTGTTATTTGCAAAGAATTTTATTGTATAAGATTATTTAGTTTCTAATAACCTAAAATTAGGTGAAACTTGAAGTTAGTAAACATTCAGTCTAGATTATAATTCATTTAGTGGATTAGTACAAACCTGGCACAAGCTAGTTTTTCTGAGACTAATCGTCTCTGATAAAATATTAACTAACAGCGCATTTTAAAATGATAAGACAGTGATTATGAGTAACGAGGCAACACTAGGAATTATTTATTTAACACTCGTGTCAACGAATTGATATTGATCTTCAGAACCTTTATTAGTAAGAGATAATAACAAGTTGATAGAAACTGATTGCCAACTACGCTCACTAAGTATTGAAATTCACATTATAAAGCAGAAATGAAAAAAAGGAAGAGTAGAAAGCACTTGTGTTATTTGTTTGGTTTTGTACATAAAAAATGAAATGGTGGAGTGAAACTCAGGATAAGAAGCACTAGAGCAACAATATGATAAAAAAGAAGATATTTGCAAATGCGAAATGACATCTAATGACCCAGAGCTACAATTTACTGGAAAGAAAGAGCAGCCTGGTCTGAGGCAGGTAATCGAGCAATTGGAATATGAAATGTGGCTCCTTGCTTTTGGGAAAGAGGGAAATGGACTAAGGGTGACTGTGTTGACACCATTCCTGGTCATTTAACTTGGCCTCATCCCGTCCCTGTCATCAGGAGCCGACAGACACTACGGACAGGGATGGCACAGGCACTTCATCCCATCCCCCCCACCAGCTGCCACAAAATACCGCCTTCTTTCTATGATTGTGCATGTTACTAACACCTCTCAGCATTGATTCTTTGAGAATTTGGTTACAAGTTTCTGGATTATGCTTATAATCAAGCTTATTCTAATGCAAAACCGTGACACTACGTCCTCCCTTGTCACGGTGGAATCATATCCGCGATCATGTAAAGGAAAATAAATTCTGCCCACAATCATCCACTTATGCTctgcttatatatatatatatatatattatgcatATTCCCTCAATTATTCATCCATTACACAACTAGTTTTCCTACTCTCTGTACTAAAAACAAAACAATTCAAAGTTATTCTTTTCCAGTTGAGGTCCATCGAGGGGTACATGATTCAACATCTTAATCTAAATAGTAGTGAAAACATAGTAAATCAAAGGTACGAATCATTTGTGATGGAATCTGTACGAAGAAAGAACGGTCCGAAGCTCTCTACTTGTAGTAGTATACTATTCCGGACGGCAGAATATGGTAAATATTGCACTCATACACCATTGTGGAATATATATAGTATATTTTGCACTCGTATAGCACTCACGATGGGTTATTTGCGATACATCCAAGTTATTTTCCTCTAGTCAACCCGCAGGAGAGTAGATTCTTATAAATctgtttaaatttgggaaatgaATTGAACCAAACTTTAATAATTTCTTATCCAACCCCAGCAACTTCTCGCCAAACCGAACAATATTCAATAATATTGTCGAACGTATTTCATTAGCAGACCGAACTTTTTGTTATAGAACTCGAACTTGAGCAATTCTTGACTAAACGATCATAAACATTTTCTTGTCCTTCAGGATTATAACACATCAGACCGAACTTATCAAGTTTGCACTAAACACAAACATTTCATCGTGGGTGTTTATAACAATCTATTATTTTTGAACGATTGTTACTGATTTTATCTGATTTTAATTGTACGCGGATTTTAGTGGAGTTATTCAATAAATCTCGTAGAGTTTGATTACTGATTTTtacaaatccatcaaaatctctTTGATTTTGCTAGgatttgtaaaaatataaaatacactacCAAATTCATCAGAatctacaattttataaaatataaaaaatttcatgaaattttGAATACCGCTGAATTTTAatggatttttaaaaatctaaattgaataccaCCATATTTTAATgaactttttaaaatctaaattgaatacctCAAATTTCAAAAGATTTTTTTCAATTCCCATTGAATACCGTcagattttaaataattttttaaaattcaaattgaataccctaggattttcaaaatccaaaaaaATCCTTTACAATCCCAATTGAATACACGCGTCTAAGAGTTTGGTTCATTTAGATAATTATTGGTTCGTTTAGATAATTATATACTTCTCTCTTCCCAAAATATAAGTTTCTTTAACTTTTTACGcgtattttaagatgaataaaaacGATACTCCacaaattatttttcaaatttttctTTTCCTAAATAACATTATACAtatgaaaatttaaatttaaaaaaaaattacaaaaaatatgCAGAACTATAACTTTTATACACCTTAAATTACTCGTAAAAAGTCAAAATCACTTATATTTTGAGACGAAGAGAATATTACACtagtataaaatattaagatGACAAGATAAGATAGTAGCGGAAGAGTACATATAGTATAAATATAGTTGTTAAGGACACCTAGTCGACTAGGCGATAAAAACGGGTAAACGTCTGACCCGTCTTCGTTTCTACTGGGTAGTCGATACCTAGGGTCATCTAAGCGGCTCGGCGACACATAATCCGTCCAAAATCCACCTAGACGGTCTTATTTTGACCTGGGCCGATTTGACTTAATTCAGCCCATTCTATTTTTAGGCCCGGTCCAACCCAGTTTTAGATTTATGTTATAAGACCCACTTTCTCCGGCCTTCAACAACtaactctaatcaacaaagagCGGGGATCTATAAGGTATCATCTTCTTATCtcttatatatacatatatatatatatatgtgtgtgtattcttctcttcttcttcttttcttcttttttttactCTTTTACTCTTTGGTAGTGTATGTAATGGCTGAATCTGGAAAGAGCACCGAATCAATTGATCCAAAAAATGATCCTAAACGTAAGACTAACTCGGCAGATCCCGGTTGGAAGTATGGATATTGGCCTAATCCCGAATGTAAAGAATGTAGTTCTTTACGGGAACATGTTAAATAAGGAATCGACAGACTTATGCCATACATGGCAGCTAATTATAGAGATGTAAGCAAGTGCCCCAATACAATTACTAAAATCATGAGAGAGATGCGTGAATCGTTGATTAATAATAAAAGAAACAAATCTCATATTATATATGGGTGAGgatgttggtgagactgcgtagctgtatgaacagttacgtgataactcagcacgataacaacactagaacatgacaggttaataatactacgtctacacaagaaatcaggaagaatgaagacaaggcaaatacaaagaatcagatgattagaagaaagcctgaaatctatctacaggtcactgaaagaagtttattaatatgatcatgcctcagtgaaaaACAAATGTTAAAGACTTTCAAGGTTTCAGAattgttgaagattcagtatacaagtgctaccggaagatttcagtgtattggcattgattgaagatagacagtgttcgaaatataggaatctgaagaattaaagacatggtatagacaaaggttaatgaagacgttgtctagagtaccagaaaggattccagtgaaagtacaattatTTATTGACGGTTAGTGtacgaagcaataaagttgagacaaacttaacaatgtaatcaaggctataatacgaagacctgaatcggggttagtcatctgtgaaccagaccagttgcattaggcgtcaacagctcatgaaaggaatctgagtattatttatagaagaattgttaagttgaggaacgtacttggattgaacgtttatatgttaaagtacgagaagaggtgcgcgggtatacagctaaacagctcaggggactggagaagctcaaagtttaattgttaaattaaataaattatttaatggactttaatataatttatttaataaacttaaaatgatttatcttataaactttaaataagtttattttaaaaatctaaattactttatttataaaagttatatttaagtttattttataaattaatttaattacaatttaaacttaaaagaaaaaagaaagaaaaaaagagaaaaacaaaaacaaaaaaaagaaaggaaaaacaaaaaaaaaaaagagacaaaaagaaagaaaaaggaaaaagaataaaagaaaaagatgATAAAAGGTAATGAATAACAAGCAGGCAATTTAGTTTGTTTATGTTTGTTTATGTTAGTATGTAGTTGTCGCCACAGAACTCATATTC
Encoded here:
- the LOC141668191 gene encoding transcription factor MYB48-like; its protein translation is MVQEEIRKGPWTEHEDVQLVFYVNLFGDRRWDFIAKVSGLKRTGKSCRLRWVNYLHPGLKRGKMTPHEERLVVELHSKWGNRWSKIARKLPGRTDNEIKNYWRTYMRKEAQEKKRPMPPSPSYSNCSSSISSASPSLAADSKPIMETGERNFYDNVGLDIYAVNKNKSTETHDCDGAAEGYSMDEIWNDIDCSPEENIKPLFGGFSEEILASPIWDYCPDSLWMMDQEDSNMIFPRSDPFHSLFVQGSTHFTG